Part of the Sphaerochaeta associata genome is shown below.
GTACCGCTTTTTTCTGGATGGATTGCTCGGCGGCATCCTTTGAGATAAAGATTTCCTTCCCGTTGGCGGGAGGAAAGTGCTCTGTGGATGTTTCTACAGCAAGTTGAAGCGCATTGAGCAGGCTGCGTGCATCCCCGTTTGCAATCTCCACCAGATGCTCGAGAGCCTGGTCCTCAAACGTCACCCGGTAGTTTCCATAGCCGCGCTCCTTGTCCGCCAGCGCTTGTTTTGCGATGGCAAGCAGGTCCTCATTTTCCAAGCTCTTCAGCTGAAATATCCTGGATCTGCTGACCAAGGCGGCATTCACTTCGAAATACGGATTTTCGGTTGTCGCTCCGATGAGAATGACGGTTCCGTTCTCTACCCATGGCAACAGGGCGTCTTGCTGGCTCTTGTTCCACCGATGCACCTCGTCGATGAAAAGTATGGTACCCCGGTTGTAAAGTTCCAGGCGCTGACGTGCTTCCTCGATTTCATACCGCAGTTCCTTGACACCTGACAATACTGCATTGAGGGTCGAGAAGTGGCGCTTGGTTGTATTGGCGATTACACGGGCAAGTGTTGTTTTTCCTGTTCCGGGAGGGCCGTAGAAAATAACCGAGGAGAGCTGATCGGCCTGAATGGCCCGTCTGAGCAGGCGGCCCTTGCCGATGATGGCATCCTGGCCGATGTACTCGTCCAAGGTTCTCGGGCGCATCCGATAGGCAAGGGGTTGGTTGGCACTTTGATCCTTTTCACTGGCTTCGGTAAAGAGATTCATTGCTGGCCGTCCTGTTGGAAAAGCTCCAGGAAAGAGCCGCTGCCCTTGGGTACCGGGGTGGTCCTCAATCGTTCTTCCTGTGATCCCAACTCATCGAGGTATGTGGTTACGAAGAAGGAGTAGATGTGCTCGAACGGATCGGTTGCAACGGCGGGAAGCCCCTCACGCCCCCAAAGGGCTGTACCTTTCTGCCAAATGCTGTAACGGTCGAGAATAAGGTTCCATGTAATACTGCTGGTCTGCAATGCGTCCTGCAGCATGCTTCTTACTTGCTGGGCAAGTGCGGTGCCTTGCTCGGTGACCAAGGCCGTAGTTGCACTTCGATTCCCTGCTTTCAGAAGAGCCTCGCCATTCTTCCAGACAACCGTTGAGACCGAAGTTTCAACAAGGGAAGGCAGTTGCACCACCACTTGACGGAAGGCACTCAGCACCTGTATTCGCCATACTTGGAGATGGTCATGAAACAAGGGAATTTCCTGCATCTGGAGAAAGTGTGCAGTCTGTGGAGGCAGCAGTATCTCAAGGGCCGTTTCCGCATACAGGTTGACATCGATTGATTGGCTGGCAAGTTTCACCACCTCGGTAAGGGCATACTCAGTATCGGGAGTACGCAATGCTTGGTCTTGCTTGACAGAGGAGCATCCCGTAAAAAGGAGAGCCAATCCAAGCAAAAGGTATACATATGACGTCCGTTTCATGGTTGATACTATACCATCCGACTTCTCTCTTGCATAGCAGAATGGACATCTGTACAATCGCAGCATGCTTAGCCAATATAAAACCATGAACAGGCAGATTCGTGCCATGAGTCTGCCGACTATGTATGGAATGCTGTTCACTGCGCTGTACGACATGGTCGACATGTTTTGGATAGGCATGTTGGACAAGGAAGCGGTTGCCGCAATCACCATCTATTTGACCCTCTTTCTGGCATTGGAAATTCTCAATGAGGTGGTCGGTACGAGCAGCGTCTCCTTGCTCAGCAGAAGCTGGGGCTCGGGTGACATCGATCTGACAAGGACAATCGGAGAGCAGACTTTTGTCTTCAAGGCTTTGCTGGGAAGCCTGGGCGCCATTGTGCTCATTCTGGTCCTTCCTCATTTCTATCGTCTTTACACCGATGATGCAAAAGTGCTCTCCCACGGCCTGCAGTATGGCTATCTGCGTTCGGTGTTCGTTCCGGTATTTTTCTCCTCCTACACCGTCAATACCATCCTCAGAAGCACTGGGGATGCAAAGACTCCCATGAGGCTTCTGTTGGCCTCTGCCGTACTGAACATGGTCCTTGATCCAATTTTCATGTTCAGCACCATCCCTGCAACCTCATTGAAAGGATTGGGATGGGGAATGTTCGGAGCAGCGGTCGCCACCTGCATCTCCTATAGCTTTGCCTTCATTGCAGGATTCTGGTATCTGCAAAGCGGCAAGGCCCCCCTGACCATAAGAGTCAAAGGACTTTTACACCTCGATTGGACCATAGATAAAAAATTGCTTACCATCGGCCTGCCCAGCGGAATCAACATGCTGCTCAGGTCCTTGATTACCATCATCTTTCTCAAGCTCGTCGCCCTGTATGGTACGGTTGCCATTGCCGCCCTGGGAATTGCAAACCGGATATACCAGTTTTGCGGCATGCCCTCCAACGGCCTGAGCATGGGCTCGGGTATCCTGGTCGGTCAACGCCTGGGTGCAAAACAGTTCAAGGAGGCACACGATGTCACCTTGCTGTCCTCTGTCAACGGCCTGATCTTTTCTCTTCCCTTCATTCTGTTGCTCCTCCTCGCTCCAAACCAGTTGCTCAGTCTTTTTCTTGGTGGTTCATCGGTCTCCTCCGAGGCTGCTTCCCTGTTGCGTATCTATGGATTGTGCCTGATCTTCATGTCCATCTCAGGCGGCTTGGGTTCGGCCTTCTTCGGATCGGGCCACACCCGTCCCATTCTCTATACCTCGCTGATCAGCGGCTGGTTGGTCCAACTTCCCTATGCACTACTGGTCGTTCTGGTCCTCAAGTTGCCGCTTCCCTGGCTGTGGGCGGCGTACCTTACGGGAGACTTCCTGGAGTGCCTGCTGCGGTATCGGTATTTCCTATTAGGCGGTTGGAAGCAAGAGCGTTGACGTTTGTTCGATTTATTGCGACATTATATGTGATAGCACAGGAGGCTAGTACTATGTCAGAACGAAACTCTTCAATACTCCAGAATGTGGCGACGCGTGAGCGAACCATCCTAAAAAATGTATACCTTTGGATGACTGCAGGCCTGGGTCTTACCGCCTTGGTTGCCTTCTTTGTGGCCAGCAATCCCTCTCTACTCAGGGCCCTGGTCGGAAACACCATGGGATTTCTTCTAATTGTCGTAGGACAATTCGCCTTGGTATTCTACCTCTCGGCACGGTTGGACAGAATGAGTCAGGCCAGTGCCATCGGAGCATTCCTGGCATATTCCGCCTTGAACGGCATTATGCTCAGTACCATATTCGCCGTCTATGCCGGAGTGGTGATTTACAAGACCTTCTTTACCACCGCCCTTATGTTCGGCGGGATGAGCCTCTATGCAATGACCACAAAGCGCGATCTGAATAAGTTTGGTTCGTATCTTGTCATGGGCCTGTGGGGTCTGATCATTGCATCCCTGATCAATATGTTCTTGGGCTCATCCGGCCTGGATTATCTGATCAGCTTCATCGGCGTCGGTATCTTCCTCGGTCTTACCGCATGGGATACACAAAAGATCATCAGAATGAACGAGCAGTATGGTTCGGGAATCGACGAAGAGACCTTCACAAAGCTCAGCATCATCGGAGCTCTTACGCTCTATCTCGACTTTTTGAACCTTTTCCTTTTCCTTTTACGAATTTTCGGTCGTTCGAACAATCGATGATCCAGGGAAGACTCTCAGAACGGGCTGCAGCGATGCAGCCTTTTCTTATATCCGGTGGTACGTGACCGAGGATGGCAGCGCAAGGCTTCTCTTCAAGGCTTCATAGCTGATTTCCTCCATCTCAAGGAAACAACTTCGTCTTCCCACCTGCTCGAGGCAATGGGCGTCCGAACCTGTAAGAATCGCCAGATTATGGGTATCGGCATGGACGGGGAGATGGATTGCCTCCAGCGCCGAGTATCTCAGATCGGGGAGAAATCCAAGGTTTGCAAGCACACTGTTGGCATATCGGTCGATATGGGCGGGGATTACCAGGGCATCCCTGCTGAGCGCTTCCTCCACTACATCGCTGAATGCAAGGGAGGTGGAACTGACCAAGAGCTTGTCCACCGTCTCAAGTACTTTCCCCTCGATATCCACCACCAGCTGATTACCGAATATGTCCGGCCGGTTTTTTTGGGCGGGCAGCAGGAACTCGATGAACGACCCAAACTCGAGTGCGTCCTCGATCCGGGAAAAGAGGGTAAGTACATGCACGTCCTCAACAGTGGAAACTTCCAGGCCGAATAAGGGAAGTATTTCGCACAATTGGCAAGCCTCACTGAAAGCGGGCAGATTGCGGGCGCTGTTGTGGTCGGTCAAGGCAAGAATCTGTATCCCTTGTTCCATCGCCTCCACTGCCAGCAGGGCAGGGGTAAAATCGTCGTTCGCACAGGGTGAGAGGCAACTGTGATTATGGAGGTCAAGCTTTACCTGCATTGATCCTTCCCAAGGCTGCTGCAATACGGCAGCTTGCCTCGAATTGAGTCACCGCTGTGGTGAAAATAGCGATTCCCTCATCTTTTGCCGCTTGAAGCATATCAGAAGGAATACTGCGGTTGTTGCAAATAACCAACGCACGGATACCGGCAAGCGAGGCTACCGCCACCGTATTCTTATGAGCCTGGATGGTTATCAGGACACTCTCTGCAGGGGCGTTCCCCATCACATCACTGAGCAGGTCGCCGGTATAGGCGTCCTGGATCGTCAGCGAACCATCTCCCATGCAGTGCTCGGTAAATCCTTCCAATTGAGCCAAATCCTGAACAACCATCCTATGTCTCCTCTTGTTTCGGGTGTAATGCAATGCTGCAAACCACGGTGGTTCCGCTTCTATTGCTTTCAATGGTAAATTCATCGGCAACCGACTTGACGTTGGGAAGACCCATGCCGGCACCGAATCCGAGGGAGCGGATCCACTCGCTGGCAGTCGACCATCCCGGTGTCATTGCCGCTTCGACATCGCTGATGCCCGGTCCGCTGTCTTTTGCCGTTATCTGCATCGTTTGCGGGGAGTATTCGGCGATCAATTCGCCTCCGTCGGAGTGCACCACCAGGTTCATCTCCAATTCATAGCTTGCTATCGCCGCCCTGCGTATGATGTGCGGTGCAATCCCTGCACTCTTAAGCCGTTTCTTGATTTCAGTGCTGGCGTAGCCTGCATTCTCAAAGTCATTCTTCATGATCGAGTAGGTGTGAATCTCCCCGCTCATCTCCTCGCTGAGGCTGGTGGTGCGGGTCCGTTTCTCCAGCTCCTCGATCTCCCTGTTGATTTCCACCAGCAACGTGCTGGTGATATCGCGGCTGGTAATCATGCCGACCAGTTCCTTGTGCTTGTTGAGCACCGGGAACCGATGGTAGCTGAAACGGTCGAAGTAGCTGATTGCAAATGAGATCGGCATATCATCTTCGAGGACGATGAGGTTGCGCGTCATATGATCCTGCGCTTTTTCTTCGATATACCCTTTGTCGAGGGCCTGGATGATGTCATCCATGCTCACAATCCCTATCAAGCGCTTGCCGACCACGATGGGAAGCCCGGTAACCTGCTTTTCGCGCATGATGTACTGGATCTGTCTGAGTGTGGTCTCCTTGGTGGCGGTAACCAGGTCTGTGGTCATGACATCCTTCACCTTCAGTCGGTAAATCAGTTCAAGGATGACATTCGGTGAGGTAATGGTATTGATAGGTATCTCTTGCATAGGTTGAGTATACAACAGCTTTGCATGCGTGCAAAGAAAGGTTGGTTCTCAGTTTCATGTTTTCCTACTGCCAAAACACGATTTCTTTGCTATATTGAAGGGGTATGAATACTGTCCCATCCTTGGCACTCGTGTATGAAGACCCCTTTCTTCTGATCGTGGATAAACCTGAGCTGTTGCCTACAGTCCCTCTCAAGGATGATCCATTGGATAAACCAACCCTGTTGGGACTGGTAGCCTCTTCATACCCTGAAGTGCTCTCGGTGGAAGGCAAGAATGCCTGGGAGGGCGGAGTGCTTCACCGCCTTGACACCCCGACGAGCGGCTTGGTGGTCATAGCCAGAACCAAGGAAGCATACACTGCACTGCAGGCGATTGGAAAAGCCGAGCTCTTTGTAAAGGAGTATCGGTGTCGCAGCTCGCAGAGACCCGAAGCACAGCTTCCCGCTTTCCCCCCGTTTCCCTATGAGGATCCGGTCTCTTGTGGTGGTCGGGAGGTGACCATTGGAAGCTTGTTCCGTCACTACGGCGACAACCGTAGACAGGTGAGGCCGGTGCTTGCAGACAGCCCAAAGCATCTGCTTGATAAGTCAACAGGAACCTGGTACATGACCAAGGTGTGGTATACAGGAGAAGAAGAGGGAGCCTCGACGTTCACCTGCCGGCTCACCTCGGGATTTCGTCACCAAGTCAGGGTGCATATGGCATGGAGCGGTCATCCGATAGACGGCGACGCCGTCTATCATGGGAAAGTGCAGCAGCATCTCGCCTTGCGGGCGGTTGCCGTTGAATTCCCTCATCCGATAACATCGCAAACCATGGAAATTCGAATAGATTCTTAAGAGAGGAGTACACATGGCAGATCCAAGAGAACAGAAGTTGGCAGAACTTCTCGTCACATATTCGGTACAGCTTCAGAAAGGCGAATCGTGTCTCATCAACGCTGTCGATATTCCCACCAGCATGACTGAAGCCCTCATCAAGGCTGTCTATGCCGCTGGGGGGTACCCGGTGGTAAACCTATGGAACCAACGCATCGAGCGGGCGATGTGTGAAGATGCAACCGAGCATTCGCTTGCCAAGTGGGCCGATGTCGACACCTACCGCATGAAGCAGATGGATGCCTTCATCGGCATCCGCGGTATCGCAAATGTACGCGAGCTTGCAACCATTGCAGAGAAAACGAACTTGGCAAGCAAGTATTACAATACCCCGGTACACATGAAGACCCGCCTTACCCAGACCAAGTGGGTGGTGCTTCGCTATCCGACCGAGGTCATGGCGATGCAGGCGGGAAAGGGTACGGTGGAGTTTGAAGAGTTCTTCTACAAAGTCTGCACCCAAGTCGACTACAATGCCATGGCCGCTGCGATGGCGGAAGCCAAAACCTTCTTGGACACCGTCGACCGGGTTCACATCAAGGCGAAGAACACCGATCTTACCTTTTCGGTCAAAGGCATGCCATGGGTTCCCTGCGCCGGGAGAATGAATATTCCCGACGGGGAGATCTACTCCTGCCCGGTCAAGGACTCGGTCAACGGAACCATTACCTACAACGCCGAGAGCACCTATCACGGCCATTGTTTCAAGGATGTGAGCTTCACGTTCAAGGATGGTAAAATCATCGAGGCGCATGCCGATGACGATGCGCTGCTCAATGACATTCTTGACATCGATGAAGGTGCGCGCTACATCGGGGAGTTCGCCCTGGGGTGCAACCCTGGTATTCTCGAACCGATGGACAACACGCTGTTTGATGAGAAAATTTTCGGATCGATTCACTTTACCCCCGGCAACGCATATGAGGATTGCGACAACACCAACCGCAGTGCAGTGCACTGGGATCTGGTGCAGATCCAGAGACCTGAATACGGCGGAGGGGAGATGTATTTTGATGATGTTTTGGTCCGAAAGGACGGAATATTCGTCCATCCCAGGCTTACCTGTTTGAATCTTTCTCTCTAGAAGCGATTGACAGATAAGGCCAAGCTCTGGTACAACAAGGCAAACGTCAAGGGCGATGTGGAGCAATCCGCATCGCCCTTTGTTGTTTCAGGCCCGTTGGGCTTCGTACAAAGGTGTGCGGTGATTTTCACTGCACGCCTCTTTTTTTGTTTTTGGAGGGAACGTATGTACGTATCGGTGGACACGCTCTGGGTCTTGTTGGGGACGGTGCTCGTGTTTTTCATGCAAGCAGGTTTTGCCATGGTGGAGACTGGTTTCACCCGGGCGAAGAATGCCGGCAACATCATCATGAAAAACCTCATGGACTTTTGTCTGGGTAGTGCTGCGTTCTGGATCATCGGCTTCGGACTGATGTTCGGGTTGAATGGGGGAGGCAGTGCCCTGCCCTTGGTAGGAGTGCCGGATTTTTTCATCCTTCGCGATTACGGATCGGCCGTGCCCTCCTATGCCTTCATTATGTTTCAGACAGTCTTCTGCGCCACGGCGGCAACCATTGTCAGCGGGGCAATGGCTGAACGAACCAAGTTCGTCTCCTACTGCCTCTACTCAGTTGCCATCAGCGCCTTGATCTATCCGATAAGCGGACATTGGATCTGGGGCGGCGGTTGGCTCTCAACGCTTGGGTTTCATGACTTTGCCGGTTCTACTGCAGTTCATATGGTAGGTGGAGTTGCAGCCTTCTGGGGGGCGAAGATCATCGGACCGAGAATTGGTAAGTACGACAGCAATAAGAAAGCACAGGCGATTCCTGGTCACAGCCTCACCTTGGGAGCCTTGGGTGTGTTCATCCTCTGGTTCTGTTGGTTCGGTTTCAATGGTGGTTCGACGCTCAGTCTCGATAGCAGTGAAAGCCAAGTCAGTGCGGCAATGATTTTCTTCAATACCAATCTGGCCGCAGCCTTTGCAGCCATTGCAACCATGCTCCTGACGTGGTGGAGGTATAAGAAACCCGATGTATCGATGACCCTCAACGGAGCACTCGCCGGCTTGGTTGCAATAACCGCAGGCTGTGATGCAGTCTCTCCTTTCGGCTCTGCCATCATTGGGATCATCAGCGGCATAGTCATTGTATTCGCCGTTGAATTCTTTGAAAAGGTTGCTCACATCGATGATCCGGTCGGTGCCATTTCGGTGCATGGAATCTGCGGGGCGCTCGGAACGCTTCTTGTTGGAGTATTCGCTGTAGATGGAGGTCTGTTCTACGGCGGAGGGTTTGCAATGCTCGGTATTCAGGCACTGGGAGTCGGATCGGTCATGCTGTGGGTATCGGTGACCATGATCGGTTTGTTTCTGCTTCTGAAGAAGACCGTAGGGCTTCGTGTATCTCATGCAGAGGAGATAGCAGGACTCGATCTGAAAGAGCATGGGCTCTGTTCAAGCTATGCCGACTTCATGCCCGCCGTACCATCGGTGCTCGGCACCCTTGTGACGGAGGAACTTGCAATTCCTGTAACAGAGGTTCCTCCTGTACAGAAACCCAGCCGCGAGGCTCCGATGACCAAGGTGGTCATCGTCAGCAGGCAGAGCAAGTTCAATGAGCTCAAGGAAGCCTTGAATGCAATAGGAGTCATGGGTATGACGGTAACCCAGGTCATGGGCTGCGGAATGCAAAAGGGCCAGAAGGAGTATTACCGAGGTGTTGCGGTCTCCCCGACCCTGTTGCCGAAAATGCAGCTTGAGACGGTTGTCAGCAAGGTCCCTGTACGGGCGGTCATCGAGGCTGCCAAGAAGGCACTCTATACCGGTCATATCGGCGATGGCAAGATCTTTGTGTACACGGTGGACAATGTGGTCAAGGTTCGTACCGGCGAAGAGGGCTACGACGCACTGCAGGATGAGATTATTCCAGAATAATGGAATAAGAAGAGTGAACAGCACATCAAGAGGGGGCCGGTCGGCCCCCTTCATACTTGCTATCTCTCCACATCGAACACAATGGTGCGGTTCTTGTACATGATGATCCTGCTCTCAAGGTGGGCCTGCACAGCCTTGGCCAACACCCTGCGCTCGACATCCTTTCCCACGTCCCTCAGCCCGTTGGGACTGAGTTCGTGGTTCACCCGTACCACATCCTGGTCGATGATCGGGCCCTGGTCGAGTTCCTCGCTGGCATAGTGGGCTGTCGCTCCGATCATTTTAACCCCACGTTCATATGCCTGCCGATACGGGTTGGCCCCTTGGAAGGCAGGGAGGAAGCCATGGTGGATGTTGATGATTTTCCCATGCCATTGGCTGGTGAAATCGCTGCTGAGAATCTGCATGTAGCGCGCCAGGACCACCAAGTCGATATCAAAGCGCCTCAGCAATGTCATTACCTTGGCCTCCTGTTCTGCCTTGGTTTCGGCTGTGACCGGCAGGTAATAAAATGGAATGCGGAATTGGTTTGCAATAATTTCCAAGTCAGGGTGATTACTGATGATCAGGGAGATGTCGCACTTCAAGTCGCCTTCATTCTTGCGGGCGATCAAGTCGTAGAGACAGTGGCTGGTTTTGCTTACCATGATGGCCACCCGCGCGTTGTAATCACTGTAGTGGCACTCCCACGTCAGGTTGTACTCCTTGGCGAAGAGACCAAAGTCCTCTTCAAGCTCCTTGCGGGTTGTCTTGAGGTCGAGCATGTCAAGCTCGATGCGCATGAAGTAACGTCCTTCGATGTTGTCGGTGTGCTGCTGGCAGTGGACGATATTGTAGCTCCGCTGGAAAAACCATGTGGAGGTGGCGCTGAGTATGCCTTTTCGATCCTCACACTGGATGAGGAAGATTATCTTCTTCTGGTTGTCTTTCATTCCTGGATCCTCTATTACAGGGCTTTTATTTCAGCTTCCCGGGGGTCTTCTCCCAACACAATCTCTACGCTGCGCTTGGCCTCGGCAAGGGCTTTTTCCAAAGCCTTTGCAAGCCGCATTCCTTCTTCGAAGAGTGCAATGCTCTCTTCGAGGGAGGTGTCGGAGGCGTTGAGCTTTTGGGCGATCTCCTCGATTCTGGAAATATCAGTTTCAAAACTCATCGTTACTCCTTTACAAGCGCCTTTCGGCATCCATCGGTGAATGTCAGCGTCAGCAGAGATCCAGGCACGGCTTGCTCTTTGGATGCAACAAGCCGTCCTTCCTGGTTTTGTACGACCGCATAGCCTCGGGCAAGTATAGCAAGGGGGCTGAGGGCTTGCAACTCTCTGATGGCCAGTTCGGCCCGCCCGCTATAAGATTTCAGCAGTTGGTTCTGGGCTGTGACTATATTATTAGTGGCATTTGCCAGTAAATACTCCTTGGTATTGATGATGTTCTTGATCCTCATCCCCATCGCCTTGGTGTCGAAGCGCTTGAGTTTGCTCTCTGCCAGCGCAAGTCGACTCTCCATGCTTTTCAGCAACTGCGTACGTAGGTTCCCCACTTGGTTGCGAGAATCCAGATAGCCTTGGCTGACCAGCTCTGCAGCAGCAGAAGGGGTGGGGGCACGTAAGTCTGCGACGAAGTCCGAGAGAGCCCAGTCGATCTCGTGCCCGACAGCACTGACGATGGGAATCTGGGATTCGTGGATGGCCTTAATCACACACTCCTCGCTGAAGGGCAGCAGATCTTCAATCGAGCCGCCGCCGCGCCCGACGATCAGAACATCGCAGAGCAGCAGATTATTGGCTTGTTGGATTCGATTTGCAATGGAGGGGGCTGCACTCTCCCCTTGGACGGTGGCAGGAAGGACCAGCACATCGACCGAGGGTGCCCTTCTCTGCAGTATATTCAGAATATCCTGCAAGGCTGCTCCAGTGGGACTGGTCACCACCCCGACCCGAAGGGGACGCTTGGGAATGGGCTTTTTATTTTTTTCGTCGAAATACCCCAATGCAGCATACTGGCGCTTACGCATCTCCAGCATGGCGAGAATCTGCCCGAATCCGGCTTTTTCCATGCTGTCGCACTTCAGCTGATAGGTTCCCCGCGCCCCGTATACATCCAGGCCGCCGGTGACTATCACCTTATCCCCTTCCTGAGGGGCGAAGTCAACCTTCCACGTCGAGCCTTTGAACATGACTGCACTGATGGAGCAGGACGCATCCTTGAGGGTGAAGAACCAGTGGCCGGTGGAGGATGGGCGGAAGTTGGAAATTTCACCGCTGACCTTCAAGCCGTAAAAACCCTGCTCGAGGGTTTGTTTGATCAGGCCGGTAAGCTCGGAGACAGAGAGCTCGGTTTGCAGCAGGTTATCCATTCTCCTGCTCCTTGTCAGGCTTCGGTCGTCCAAGCCTGTGCAATTGGTTGAGGATTCCCAGGAAGGCGAGTATCGCCCACATGGTGAAAAAGAGCCAGAACTGCAGATACCAGAATTGGGAGAGCAGATAGGAAACAATCAAGGAGCCTGCAACGGCGCTTTCCAAGGCCATGTAGGAGTCGAACCGGATGAGGCTGTAGGCGAGGATGATGACCTGCAATACAAGAAACATAACAAAGCTGGTTTGCAGGGGAAGAAAACCTAGGATGAGTAGAAAGATTACCAAACCCATGCTCAACCCGGTAAATGAGGCTACAACCAGCCGAGGGAGTGCCGCCTTCCTTCTGGATAGGTAGAACAGCAGCAAGCCTCCGAAGCAGAAGGAGAGCAGGTTGACCAGAACCCCCATATAATCCTGGGTGGTGAAAATGATATTCCACAGCTCGGAAAGGGGTGAGGCAGAGGAAAGGCCTACCAACAGCGATTGTTGGTGGAAAACGAGCAGTACCAGGGCAAGAAAGACGAGACTGCCTGCAAAAACACTGCGTATGCTTACCAAGAGTCGTTTTGCAACATAGCCATAGAAACAGAGGAAAAAACCCGTCAACAGCCCGATGAACATCACCGCCGCTCCGATTGTACTTCCATCACTTTGCATGTACGTTCCTTATCTTCAAAAAAAAAGAGACAGCACAGTACGCTGTCTCTCAACCTAACTGGTTGGCTTAGCCTTGGATGATAGCTGCTGTGGGGCAGACATCGGCACAAGTGCCGCAATCGATGCATGCATCAGCGTCGATTACATAGATATCGCCTTCAGAGATAGCACCGGTCGGGCATTCGGGCTGGCAGGTACCGCAAGCCACGCAAGCATCAGTGATTTTGTAAGCCATGATATTGACTCCTTACTTCGTTTTCGTTGCTTTTGACTATATACCGCCTTTGCATGCAAGTCAAGGAATTTGAATAATCTGTACTAAAAGTACAGAATAATGAAAATATAAAAACTCACAGTAAAAGTTATATTTGTATCAGAGAGCCATTTTCCCATTACTTCCTACTATATAAGTATCTCATGAATTTCTTTATTGCAATAGGGATTGTACACTACTTGAATCTAACTTTGAAATGTACTGTATTCGCTGTACAATACTCTTAACGGCGAAGACCGGAGGCTGGTACGCCTTCCGAGTAGCCTGGGGTCCTCTCTGGTGGAGGGCCTTATTTGTATTTCAGTATGCATATAGCATGGAGAACGTGATATAGACATCGTTATTGTTCTGGGTGATACTGGTGATGGTCGGCGAAGTGGTTAGGTCTGCGAACCTTTCAAGTACCCGGTCCAATGAGGGGCGCACTCCGAAAGGGGTGCGTTTTTACTTACCGGCATTTCGGCGTTCTTTCGTTGCTTGATCTCAAGTCCTCCGTTCCAATCGGAGCGCAGAATCGCTGAGCGTCCCGATCGGGCAGACAGCACACCAGATTCTGGGTCTGTAGATGCGTGAAAGCACCAACGCCAATAGGGTTGTCGATGCCATCATTCCGTAGAAGCGATAGGAGAGATGGATAAGGAAAAGAGGGGCCTGGACGGTGAGAAGCTGAGGCAGGCTGAAGAGCTCGATGGCGATGAAAAGCCTGATGTACGGCATCGCTTCCATTCTTCCCAGTGCCACTTGGACGGTTGAGCCGGTGATGAAGAGCAGGTTGAGCCCGAAGTACCAGATCATGATGCGCCGGAGTCTGCCGTTGGTGATGAAAGCTGGATTCTTTCTCCAGTTCTTCCTTCTCCCTGCTGCATTGAGCAGACTTGCACGAGGGCAGTAGCTTTGGCACCAAAGCTTCTTCTTCGCCTTGGCAAGCAGGATGAATGGAAGTGCCATGCACAAGAGTGCAAGATTGGCAAAGAGTATGGAAATAATGCCGAGTGCAAAATAAGCCAAGGTGATGAAAAAGAGGTTGGGCAGCAATCCCTTTCTGTTCATGCTTTCTCCATCACCAATGCCTTGGGGAAGCAATAGCGGGTGCATTTTCCACAGTTGATGCATCGCTCTCGGTCTACGGTGGGCGCTTTCTGTCCCTTCTGGCTCAACGC
Proteins encoded:
- a CDS encoding CBS domain-containing protein, yielding MQEIPINTITSPNVILELIYRLKVKDVMTTDLVTATKETTLRQIQYIMREKQVTGLPIVVGKRLIGIVSMDDIIQALDKGYIEEKAQDHMTRNLIVLEDDMPISFAISYFDRFSYHRFPVLNKHKELVGMITSRDITSTLLVEINREIEELEKRTRTTSLSEEMSGEIHTYSIMKNDFENAGYASTEIKKRLKSAGIAPHIIRRAAIASYELEMNLVVHSDGGELIAEYSPQTMQITAKDSGPGISDVEAAMTPGWSTASEWIRSLGFGAGMGLPNVKSVADEFTIESNRSGTTVVCSIALHPKQEET
- a CDS encoding MATE family efflux transporter — translated: MLSQYKTMNRQIRAMSLPTMYGMLFTALYDMVDMFWIGMLDKEAVAAITIYLTLFLALEILNEVVGTSSVSLLSRSWGSGDIDLTRTIGEQTFVFKALLGSLGAIVLILVLPHFYRLYTDDAKVLSHGLQYGYLRSVFVPVFFSSYTVNTILRSTGDAKTPMRLLLASAVLNMVLDPIFMFSTIPATSLKGLGWGMFGAAVATCISYSFAFIAGFWYLQSGKAPLTIRVKGLLHLDWTIDKKLLTIGLPSGINMLLRSLITIIFLKLVALYGTVAIAALGIANRIYQFCGMPSNGLSMGSGILVGQRLGAKQFKEAHDVTLLSSVNGLIFSLPFILLLLLAPNQLLSLFLGGSSVSSEAASLLRIYGLCLIFMSISGGLGSAFFGSGHTRPILYTSLISGWLVQLPYALLVVLVLKLPLPWLWAAYLTGDFLECLLRYRYFLLGGWKQER
- a CDS encoding PHP domain-containing protein, encoding MQVKLDLHNHSCLSPCANDDFTPALLAVEAMEQGIQILALTDHNSARNLPAFSEACQLCEILPLFGLEVSTVEDVHVLTLFSRIEDALEFGSFIEFLLPAQKNRPDIFGNQLVVDIEGKVLETVDKLLVSSTSLAFSDVVEEALSRDALVIPAHIDRYANSVLANLGFLPDLRYSALEAIHLPVHADTHNLAILTGSDAHCLEQVGRRSCFLEMEEISYEALKRSLALPSSVTYHRI
- a CDS encoding pseudouridine synthase, translated to MNTVPSLALVYEDPFLLIVDKPELLPTVPLKDDPLDKPTLLGLVASSYPEVLSVEGKNAWEGGVLHRLDTPTSGLVVIARTKEAYTALQAIGKAELFVKEYRCRSSQRPEAQLPAFPPFPYEDPVSCGGREVTIGSLFRHYGDNRRQVRPVLADSPKHLLDKSTGTWYMTKVWYTGEEEGASTFTCRLTSGFRHQVRVHMAWSGHPIDGDAVYHGKVQQHLALRAVAVEFPHPITSQTMEIRIDS
- a CDS encoding Bax inhibitor-1/YccA family protein gives rise to the protein MSERNSSILQNVATRERTILKNVYLWMTAGLGLTALVAFFVASNPSLLRALVGNTMGFLLIVVGQFALVFYLSARLDRMSQASAIGAFLAYSALNGIMLSTIFAVYAGVVIYKTFFTTALMFGGMSLYAMTTKRDLNKFGSYLVMGLWGLIIASLINMFLGSSGLDYLISFIGVGIFLGLTAWDTQKIIRMNEQYGSGIDEETFTKLSIIGALTLYLDFLNLFLFLLRIFGRSNNR
- a CDS encoding iron-sulfur binding hydrogenase, which encodes MVVQDLAQLEGFTEHCMGDGSLTIQDAYTGDLLSDVMGNAPAESVLITIQAHKNTVAVASLAGIRALVICNNRSIPSDMLQAAKDEGIAIFTTAVTQFEASCRIAAALGRINAGKA